The DNA segment GGGCGACATGATCGCCAGGACCAGAAGCGACGGCACAACAAGCATCAGATTGATGAACCAGCTCAGCGCGGTGTCCGCGTAGCCGCCGAAGTACCCCGCGCACGACCCGACAACCGCCGCCGCGGTGGTGGACATCAGGGCCACGAGCAGGCCGATGACCAGCGACTTCTGCGCGCCATGCAGCACCAGGGCGTAGACGTCCTGGCCGCCCTGGGTGGTGCCGAACCAATGGTCGCCCGACGGCGCTGACAGGAAGGCACGGTAGTCGTGCTTGGCGTAGTCCCACTTCGTGAGCGCCGGGCCCGCGAAAGCCGCCACGAACAGGAAGACAAGAAGGCACAGACCGAGCACCGCGGACTTGTTGCGGCGGAACCGGCGCAGAACGAGGCCGCGACGACTGGACGGGGTCGCGCCGGTATTGGGCGCGCCGGGGACGTCGATCGTCTCGAACGGCGCGCCGTCGCCGGCGCGGGTCAGGGAGGTGCTCATCGAGTGACCCTTCTCCGGGGCGGGGCGGTACGGGGGGCCGTCACAGTCGGACCCTCGGATCGAGGGCGGCACTGACCACGTCGGAGAGCATTCCGGCGACGAGCACGAGGACGGCGGTGAACGCCGCCAGCGCGGTCACGCCGTTCACGTCCTGCTGTCCGATGACGTCCACGAGGTACTCGCCGAGCCCGTGCCAGCCGAAGATCGTCTCGGTGAAGACCGCTCCGGTGAAGCTGAGGACGGCACCGTAGGAGACCAGGGTCATGACAGGGATGACGGCTGTGCGCACGCCGTGGCGACGGACGGCTTGCCCCTTGGTCAGGCCTTTGGACCGCGCGGTCTTGAGGAAGTCGCTGTTCAGCACGTCGAGCATCGTGTTGCGCTGATAGAGCGTGTATCCGGACATGACGACCAGGGTCAGCACGATGGTGGGCAGGATCAGGTGGTCCAGCCGGCTCAGGAGGTTCGCGATGCCGTGCGGCGCGTTCGAGTCGTACTCGTTGTTGTAGGAGAAGAGCGTGAAGCCCAAGGCGTTGTTGAGGGCGTTGGCCCCGATCTCCAGGAGGATCGCCATTACATAGACGGGGGTGGCGAGGAGGACGAAGGAGGCTGTCACGACAAACCGGTCAGTGAACTTGTACTGCCGGACCGCGGCCCAGACGCCCAGGCTGACTCCGGCTATGGCGGAGGTGACAGTGCTGGCGGCAACCAGCCGCATGGTGACGCCGGCCTTGGCGCTGAAATCGCCGCCGACCGACTCGCCGAGAGCGGCGACCCCGAAGTCGCCGTGGAGGACCCCCCGGGCCCAGTGGATGTACCGGTCCCACATCGGCGTCTCGGGATTGACGTTGCGCAGGCTCAGCTCGTTCATGATGACCTGATGCGTGGGCTGCGGATGTTTGCCCAGGTAGTTGTCGACCGGGCTGAAGGCCAGCTGCGCCAGGAGCCAGGCCAGCGAGGTGGCCACCACCGTAAGAATGAGATAGTTGACCAGCCTGCGGACTATGAACGCGCCCATCCCCGGCCCCCCGTTCCGAGGGTGGCGAACGCGGGCCCGCCGGCCGTTGGTACGGTCGCCGAAGGCGGCCTGCCGAAACGCCGGTAGGTATGGGTTTCCTTCACGGGACGCTCCTTCGCACCCGCTAGGGGGGTGCGGGTGGGCGAGAGCCTAGATCCCGATGAAGAGTCCAAGTGAGTGGCTGGCAGGCCCGGCTAAGACACTGGGAACATCCACGCGTCACGGAGTCCTTCCAGTTGCTGCCGAACCCGTGCTAGCGCAAGGCTGAAGCGTTCCGACGACATGCTCCGATTGCCGCCGCCTCCGGGAAATCTGTGAACATTCACCGTAACTGACTGGCGCATCGCGCCCATGCCGCAACCGGACCCGATGCGCGCGGATCAGTCCCAATCCCACCGTATTCCCACGACACCGGGCGGCACCGGGGCG comes from the Catenulispora sp. MAP5-51 genome and includes:
- a CDS encoding ABC transporter permease, which produces MSTSLTRAGDGAPFETIDVPGAPNTGATPSSRRGLVLRRFRRNKSAVLGLCLLVFLFVAAFAGPALTKWDYAKHDYRAFLSAPSGDHWFGTTQGGQDVYALVLHGAQKSLVIGLLVALMSTTAAAVVGSCAGYFGGYADTALSWFINLMLVVPSLLVLAIMSPWFKGSSWLLFAVLLAAFNWMVTAKVVRGYSQTIKHRDFVRAARYMGVGAPRIIIRHILPNVASLLIIDATINVGLAIISESALSFLGFGIQPPDVSLGTVISAGKNSAVEHPWLFVFPAGFLLLICLAVNFIGDGLRDAMDPTSKGGSA
- a CDS encoding ABC transporter permease; the protein is MGAFIVRRLVNYLILTVVATSLAWLLAQLAFSPVDNYLGKHPQPTHQVIMNELSLRNVNPETPMWDRYIHWARGVLHGDFGVAALGESVGGDFSAKAGVTMRLVAASTVTSAIAGVSLGVWAAVRQYKFTDRFVVTASFVLLATPVYVMAILLEIGANALNNALGFTLFSYNNEYDSNAPHGIANLLSRLDHLILPTIVLTLVVMSGYTLYQRNTMLDVLNSDFLKTARSKGLTKGQAVRRHGVRTAVIPVMTLVSYGAVLSFTGAVFTETIFGWHGLGEYLVDVIGQQDVNGVTALAAFTAVLVLVAGMLSDVVSAALDPRVRL